The Deltaproteobacteria bacterium region TTGCCGAAGACTTATGGTTTCTCGTATTCCTCTAGGGTTATAATTATCTTTGAAGATGCCGCTCTCTCCATCACGTTCTAATATTTGTGCTTTAAGAAGTTGTTCCCATGCAGTACAAAAGCATAGAACAAATGCATCAAGCCGATTTTCAATAGAAGGCCTATTGTACAGCTCTAGCGCAAGCAACATGTTATCTCTTGATTTTCGAAGCAATGCTTTTGATAGACTATATTTGCAATTGTGTCCCAAACCGCGTCGGTGTTTGCTCTGTGACAGCATTTTTGAAAATTCAACTTCTGATAAATTTGCTGCAATAGTTACTTCAAAAACGCCTTCTATCACCTCTGTTAAAAAATCCGAAAGTTGACCTTTCTTTAAATAAGTCGAAAAAGTCGCTTCTTTCCATCCCGTTTTTTGCTGTATTTCATTTGCTTTTAGCGTTTGTCCTTTTCTTTGGGCTTCTTTTAAAAGTTGCAGTAGTTTTCTATGGGTGGTTGGGATTATCATTGCAATTTTCTTCGAAATACCCAAAACTACAATACATATTAACATAATAAATTAATAAAATGGTTATTTCTTTGTAAACACGGTATAATGCAACTTAAAAGTAACCGGCGCAAATGCTGCTTCACTGGTCTACGTCGTACTAATCTGGCTAATCAATTAATTCTGCAATAATCAGCCACAAGTGCGCGAGATACAGCTCACGAACGCAAGGTCATGCGGTAACAGGAGAGTTGCATACAGTCGTTCGGTACTTAAAGATGTTTGTAAATGCAGCATTGATTGAAGTTACCTACTGAAGATGAGTGAGCTGTATCAAGCACAGGGCGATAACTTAATGCTTATTATTAAGCATGGTGGTATCGCTCAATTTTTTGAGTAATCAGCATTCGCTCATCGACATCAATACTCGACATTAGTGCTAGATACTAATACATGAGGTGTTGATATTGTGATAAATCGGTGGCTGACAAATGATTAACAACAATCACCCCAACTGTGAAACTTTACACGAACTTCAGCTGGTAAAGATGCCCTTTGGCAAATATGCGGGGCGAGCGATTATCGATCTTCCTGAGTCGTATCTGCTTTGGTTTCAACAAAAGGGTTTGCCGAGCGGAAAACTAGGGCAATTGATGGCATTAGCGCTTGAGATCAAAAGTAATGGGCTCGACAGTTTCGTAAATCAAGCGCTCGGACGTTAAAAGGATCATATTTATTATTTAATTAGGCGTCTTTTTTTGTACTGCAAATAGCTATTTAACAATAATAGTTAAATATAATTGTTACTACTTAATACATTCAAAAAGTAAATTTTTTTCAAACTTCGGCAAACACACCTACCTTTGATTACCATTGATGCATAGATTTTCATCTAAGGAGGGTGTGATATGAAAACCAACGTTTTCAAGTTTGTTGCCTTACGTGCTGCAGATTCTTCAATAGTAGAATCTCGCACTGAAGCCATAGTACATGATGAACGGACGTTTTCCGAAACACCCGTGGGACTTGTTGTAATTGAAAAAGACCCGCCGACGCCTGTCGCTACCATATTGCAACAAGTACGTGATTTAATTGCTAGCTCTGGGTATGATGCTGCAAAACGTCCCGAAATTTTGCTTAAACTTAATGAGCTGTATACCCATTATAAACAAACTTTTGATGTAGATAAATTTACAACTTCGTTAAATGAAATTCTTAACGCGACACCAGCAGAGTTTGTAGCTGATGATGCGTTTACTTCTTTACTATCTGAAGCTTGGGATACGCTTTATGCGCATTTCATTATTAAGCGTGTCGAGCCTATTGACTTAGGCGGTATGCTACAAGACTTAAGAATTTTAAAGCTGGTGCAAGATGTCGCTAAAGGGAAAAAACCTACCTCAGCTGCAGAACTTGCTGCTTATGACAAATATTTAGTTGTAGTGCCAAAGAGGCTGGCAAATTTTGCGCCAGCAAAAAGCACGAATCCAAATGCAGATCCTAACAATAACCATCAACCTGCACCAGACAAAGTCGCCGCATATGATGCCTTTTGGCACAAATTTGGTGACCTATATAATGCAAAACAAGAACTAGAAAAAACTGAGTGGCAACACAAAAAAGAAACTACTGACACTCCTGCAACTGGTAGTGATAATACAGCGACAGAGACTCAAAAGAAAGTCACAATAAAAACTCAAATTTATAAACTAACCATTGGTCAAAAGTCTCTTGCGGCTCTGAGTCCAAGCACCAAACAATGGTTAACGAAAAATTCAAATGTAGAAAATCATGTAGATCTCGCAGCTGTATCAAATAAGCTTAATAGTGAGCTGGCTGCACTACAATCGAAAATAATGACTATTAAAGATAGCCTCTTTTTTGAACGGCTACCGCGTGATGCCTCTTGGGCAGATTTATTTATTAACCTTGCTAACTTTAGATTGTATCCAGGAATACTATTTGGTTCACCCCCCGCTCCTGATGAATTTTCAGCGCCATTGGCTGAAGTTAAACCTTTAGGGGTTGGTGATCTTAAGGTGGTTAAACAAAAATTCGAAAAGTATTCGGCCAGTGAAATAGCACATATAGAAAATGTTCTGCAAGGTGAATACAAAGAGCGTAAACATCGCCAACTTGATAGAGTTGAAGATATAATCACTACTTCAGAAGAGAATTTAAAAGAAGTCGAACGTGATACCCAAAAAACCGATCGCTATGAGTTAAAAAAAGAAAGCGAACAAATAATTAAAACAGACATGGAGGCTCGCGCTGGGTTAACCGTAAGCGCTTCGTATGGTCCTGTTTCTATTGGAGCCCGTGCCGATTTTGCGTATGGCACTTCAAGTTCGACAACGACACGCAACTCATCAAACTTTGCCCGCGAAATTGTTGATCGCGCTGTTGAAAAAATACAGAAAAAAACACGAGAAGAACGTATTCATAAAGTCTTAAGCGAAACCGAAGAGATAAATTTGCACGGCATCGACAATAAGACAGGTACCGGTAATATTGCGGGTATCTATCGTTGGGTTGATAAACATTATCGCGCCCAAGTTCATAACTATGGTCGACGCTTAATGTTTGAATTCGTTATACCTGAGCCTGCAGCGTTTTTGCGCTATTCAAGTAACGAAGCTGCAAAAGCTGACACAGATCGTCCGCCATTAATTCCACTTGGCAACATCACGCACAGAGACATTCAAGACTGGAATTACCATGAGTATATTCAACGCTATGCTATTCAAGGTGTGACACCGCCTCCGCCTCAATTCACGACGGTCACCACTTCGTTAGCCTCTGGAGATATTCCAGCTGGCGTAGCTCGCGGCGATGCCAGCCATTCATTAAGTATTCCAGATGGTTATGTGGCTAAATATTGGACAGGTAGAACCCAATCATCTATGTGGGCTACCGGTAGTGATGTCGGTCTTACTATTA contains the following coding sequences:
- a CDS encoding DUF3820 family protein is translated as MINNNHPNCETLHELQLVKMPFGKYAGRAIIDLPESYLLWFQQKGLPSGKLGQLMALALEIKSNGLDSFVNQALGR